The proteins below are encoded in one region of Aquisphaera giovannonii:
- a CDS encoding M48 family metallopeptidase, with product MLAPHATAEPPPTPGASTAAAAPGADELTPVEVPAPTEKALRYYEGNMRLWAFHVAWSILVPAAIFFSGLSARIRDLARRIGRGWLPTVAIYLVLYLGLNAALDLPFDYYAGFVRQHAYGMSNQTFAKWLTDLVLGLGVDMLGAAAFGWVPFLLLARSPRRWWLYVAILWVPFLFFVVLIKPIWIDPLFNTFGPMKDPALERSILDLASRAGIEGGRVFEVAKRVDTNAMNAYVTGLGGTKRIVLWDTLIAGLGERELLVVMGHEMGHYVLGHVLRTILLSSLVMLLGLFLVDRVGRAVLAKFASRAGVHDLADVASVPLLALLIAVNGLLLGPIAMAYSRHQEHEADRFALDLTHANHSAGMAFAKLQRENLGNPRPGPIYTFFRASHPSIGDRIDFSNAYHPWADR from the coding sequence ATGCTCGCGCCGCACGCCACCGCCGAGCCGCCCCCCACCCCCGGGGCCTCGACCGCTGCCGCCGCCCCGGGCGCGGACGAGCTGACGCCCGTGGAGGTCCCCGCGCCCACGGAGAAGGCCCTCCGGTACTACGAGGGCAACATGCGGCTCTGGGCCTTCCACGTCGCCTGGTCCATCCTGGTGCCGGCCGCGATCTTTTTCAGCGGCCTCTCCGCGCGGATCCGGGACCTGGCTCGGCGGATCGGCCGCGGCTGGCTGCCCACGGTGGCGATCTACCTCGTGCTCTACCTGGGTCTGAACGCCGCGCTCGACCTGCCGTTCGACTATTACGCCGGGTTCGTGCGCCAGCATGCCTACGGGATGTCCAACCAGACCTTCGCCAAGTGGCTGACCGACCTCGTGCTCGGCCTGGGCGTGGACATGCTCGGCGCCGCGGCCTTCGGCTGGGTGCCGTTCCTGCTGCTCGCCCGCTCGCCCCGCCGCTGGTGGCTGTACGTGGCGATCCTCTGGGTGCCCTTCCTGTTCTTCGTCGTGCTCATCAAGCCGATCTGGATCGACCCGCTGTTCAACACGTTCGGCCCGATGAAGGACCCGGCGCTCGAGCGGTCGATCCTCGACCTGGCCTCGCGGGCGGGGATCGAAGGGGGCCGGGTCTTCGAGGTGGCCAAGCGGGTGGACACGAACGCGATGAACGCCTACGTGACCGGCCTGGGGGGCACCAAGCGGATCGTCCTCTGGGACACCCTGATCGCCGGCCTGGGCGAGCGCGAGCTCCTCGTGGTGATGGGCCACGAGATGGGCCATTACGTCCTGGGCCACGTCCTCCGGACGATCCTCCTCTCCTCGCTCGTCATGCTCCTGGGCCTGTTCCTCGTGGACCGCGTCGGGCGGGCCGTCCTGGCGAAGTTCGCGAGCCGGGCCGGCGTGCACGACCTGGCCGACGTCGCCTCGGTCCCGCTCCTCGCCCTGCTCATCGCCGTCAACGGCCTGCTCCTGGGCCCCATCGCGATGGCCTACAGCCGCCACCAGGAGCACGAGGCCGACCGCTTCGCGCTCGACCTGACGCACGCCAACCACTCCGCCGGGATGGCCTTCGCGAAGCTCCAGAGAGAGAACCTGGGCAACCCCCGCCCCGGCCCGATCTACACGTTCTTCCGGGCCAGCCACCCGAGCATCGGCGACCGGATCGACTTCTCGAACGCCTACCACCCCTGGGCCGACCGGTGA
- a CDS encoding EsaB/YukD family protein produces MSYGGNADPTGIQVTFLDQTGSKSVKAVIAYTVPVSRIIPNIITKMNLPATSPDGQPMSYALDHKEGGRRLLENWTLVEAGIQNGDHLIVYPEVVAGRP; encoded by the coding sequence ATGTCATACGGCGGCAATGCCGATCCCACGGGGATCCAGGTGACGTTCCTGGACCAGACCGGTTCCAAGTCGGTCAAGGCGGTCATCGCCTACACGGTCCCCGTGAGCCGGATCATCCCGAACATCATCACCAAGATGAACCTGCCGGCGACCAGCCCGGACGGCCAACCCATGAGCTACGCGCTGGACCACAAGGAGGGGGGCCGGCGATTGCTCGAGAACTGGACCCTCGTCGAGGCCGGCATCCAGAACGGCGACCACCTGATCGTCTATCCGGAAGTCGTGGCCGGCCGCCCCTGA
- a CDS encoding ubiquitin-conjugating enzyme E2 has protein sequence MYESPRIRRLKNDLAALERLAAESSIFRFQAAGKPPNAYTITFNGKGLSRDRGKVRVVHSHKVEIKLGVSYPRTIPELRWLTPVYHPNISEIGMICLGGYGTHWVPSVQLDELCTMLWDMARYHNYDIRSPYNRDAALWVANQSAILFPTDPRPLRDLRAAQGRVAEPAGANGRQADSDDARSRRRGLFRIGSDSGPPTPIERVRRFMEGYGWSRSEDESMPRPSPGPDGLAARDGEVWQSAGAGPIEGLAIDESAAAPAPPGTPVEEAPPPSPSGGDQTPASAPPPAADPPLPADEPEPVLILDWDAPTPAASPRPSPGGEEILFIE, from the coding sequence ATGTACGAATCCCCTCGCATCCGGCGGCTCAAGAATGACCTCGCGGCGCTCGAGCGCCTCGCCGCGGAGAGCTCCATCTTCCGCTTCCAGGCCGCCGGGAAGCCCCCGAACGCCTACACGATCACCTTCAACGGCAAGGGCCTGTCCCGCGACCGCGGCAAGGTCCGCGTCGTCCACTCGCACAAGGTGGAGATCAAGCTGGGGGTCTCCTACCCCCGGACGATCCCGGAGCTCCGGTGGCTGACGCCCGTCTACCACCCGAACATCTCCGAGATCGGCATGATCTGCCTGGGGGGGTACGGCACCCACTGGGTCCCCAGCGTGCAGCTCGACGAGCTCTGCACGATGCTCTGGGACATGGCCCGCTACCACAACTACGACATCCGCAGCCCGTACAACCGCGACGCGGCCCTCTGGGTGGCCAACCAGTCCGCGATCCTCTTCCCGACGGACCCGCGCCCGCTGCGCGACCTCCGCGCGGCCCAGGGCCGGGTCGCGGAGCCGGCCGGCGCCAACGGCCGGCAGGCCGATTCCGATGACGCCCGTTCCCGCCGCCGCGGCCTCTTCCGCATCGGCTCCGACTCCGGGCCGCCCACCCCCATCGAGCGCGTCCGCCGCTTCATGGAGGGATACGGCTGGTCGCGATCCGAGGACGAGTCGATGCCCCGGCCCTCCCCGGGGCCCGACGGCCTCGCCGCCCGGGACGGGGAGGTATGGCAATCCGCGGGCGCCGGCCCGATCGAAGGGCTCGCGATCGACGAGTCGGCCGCGGCCCCTGCCCCTCCCGGGACGCCCGTCGAGGAGGCCCCGCCGCCGTCCCCGTCCGGAGGAGACCAGACGCCGGCGAGCGCCCCGCCGCCGGCCGCCGATCCGCCCCTCCCCGCGGACGAGCCCGAGCCGGTCCTCATCCTCGACTGGGACGCGCCGACCCCGGCCGCCTCGCCCCGGCCGTCGCCCGGGGGCGAGGAGATCCTGTTCATCGAATGA
- a CDS encoding HesA/MoeB/ThiF family protein, translated as MKTDQPAASPTPAGADAGAEAESAPLRIDDDDRYGRLRLISWWRQERLAAARILVVGAGALGNEVLKNLALVGVGTTYVIDLDDVDTSNLSRSVLFRAGDSGSSKAEVAARRALELNPEIAIHPIHGDVITDLGLGLFADVDLVVGCLDNREARLWVNRQCWKVGTPWVDAGIQEIQGVVKVFVPPDSACYECAMTERDYQLLNLRYSCPLLKRDEILAGKVPTAPTIASMMAALEVQEALKILHGMPVAAGSALVFNGVANQFYATRLPRREDCLSHETYPEPTEAPLGHADSVAEVFELARRPHGDEPGLEGPLSLALERELVAALDCPRCGWHAAVNRPRTKVRQSEATCPNCREAARPEILSSVEEGSPHAAGALKDAGVPAYDIVRVDGAEGSRFFLLAGDRPAALRGRGLDLKYDGETGR; from the coding sequence ATGAAGACGGACCAGCCCGCCGCATCCCCCACGCCGGCCGGTGCGGACGCCGGGGCCGAGGCCGAATCCGCCCCCCTGCGGATCGACGACGACGACCGCTACGGCCGCCTGCGGCTCATCTCGTGGTGGCGGCAGGAGCGGCTCGCCGCCGCCCGGATCCTGGTCGTCGGCGCGGGGGCGCTGGGCAACGAGGTCCTCAAGAACCTCGCCCTCGTCGGCGTCGGCACGACCTACGTCATCGACCTGGACGACGTGGACACCTCCAACCTCTCCCGCTCGGTCCTCTTCCGCGCGGGGGACTCCGGCTCGTCCAAGGCCGAGGTCGCCGCCCGCCGGGCCCTGGAGCTGAACCCGGAGATCGCCATCCACCCGATCCACGGCGACGTGATCACGGACCTGGGCCTGGGCCTGTTCGCCGACGTGGACCTCGTCGTCGGGTGCCTGGACAATCGCGAGGCCCGGCTGTGGGTCAATCGGCAGTGCTGGAAGGTCGGCACGCCCTGGGTGGACGCCGGCATCCAGGAGATCCAGGGCGTGGTCAAGGTCTTCGTGCCGCCGGACTCGGCCTGCTACGAATGCGCCATGACCGAGCGGGACTACCAGCTCCTGAACCTCCGCTACAGTTGCCCGCTCCTGAAGCGGGACGAGATCCTCGCCGGCAAGGTCCCCACCGCGCCGACGATCGCGTCCATGATGGCCGCGCTGGAGGTCCAGGAGGCCCTGAAGATCCTCCACGGCATGCCCGTGGCCGCCGGATCCGCCCTGGTCTTCAACGGCGTGGCGAACCAGTTCTACGCGACGCGGCTCCCCCGCCGCGAGGACTGCCTGAGCCACGAGACCTACCCGGAGCCGACGGAGGCCCCCCTGGGCCACGCGGACTCCGTGGCCGAGGTGTTCGAGCTCGCCCGGCGGCCCCACGGCGACGAGCCCGGCCTGGAGGGGCCGCTCAGCCTGGCCCTGGAGCGGGAGCTCGTCGCCGCGCTGGACTGCCCGCGGTGCGGCTGGCACGCCGCGGTGAACCGGCCGCGGACGAAGGTCCGGCAGTCCGAGGCGACCTGCCCGAATTGCCGCGAGGCCGCGCGGCCGGAGATCCTCAGCAGCGTGGAGGAAGGCTCGCCCCACGCCGCCGGGGCGTTGAAGGACGCCGGCGTGCCGGCTTACGATATCGTCCGCGTGGACGGCGCGGAGGGCTCCCGGTTCTTCCTGCTGGCCGGCGACCGGCCGGCCGCCCTCCGGGGGCGCGGCCTCGACCTGAAGTACGACGGGGAGACGGGCCGTTGA
- a CDS encoding Mov34/MPN/PAD-1 family protein, whose amino-acid sequence MSGDEMSFEEVRYREPVRMLRPDRDVQFACLSYQVPGQADLPIFVDHRAADAMERHALSDTSVELGGILLGKECVDERTNTPFVWVTQSLEAKHYANTQASFTYTHDSWEEISRERDRKFPDLDIVGWYHTHPSFGIFLSHHDLFIHEHFFAQPLQLAYVIDPIQQTRGFFQWRDRRMVQVEGFYLTADRGDRMDLARVANEIENFPSPQGQGGGGLSPRLEAELIKMLSRPAAPAYVPSPADRAQAAVTFGLLGMLLGMIGIIGALWMYQLNARMQEQADTLKTLAGAVDRTAGSQRLAVDTLLDRAGKESPADFQERYERVGKARDEARAKAAAQEAVIVALGERTKDLEQRSAKLAEDLAAEKEKAEANEADAKLTRKLRDRVADLESDHDRLKAISETVEGKAADEALRRLGVFKTATYALGFLSLALAAALAIVYTRSIDEPASAPSPTPPPRPSEPTTHRIT is encoded by the coding sequence TTGAGCGGCGACGAGATGAGCTTCGAGGAGGTCCGCTACCGCGAGCCCGTGCGGATGCTCCGGCCCGATCGCGACGTCCAGTTCGCCTGCCTCTCCTACCAGGTCCCCGGCCAGGCCGACCTCCCCATCTTCGTCGACCATCGCGCCGCCGACGCCATGGAGCGGCACGCCCTCTCGGACACGTCGGTGGAGCTCGGCGGCATCCTCCTGGGCAAGGAGTGCGTGGACGAGCGGACGAACACCCCGTTCGTCTGGGTCACGCAGTCCCTGGAGGCCAAGCACTACGCCAACACCCAGGCGAGCTTCACCTACACCCACGACTCCTGGGAGGAGATCAGCCGCGAGCGCGACCGGAAGTTCCCGGACCTGGACATCGTGGGCTGGTACCACACCCACCCGAGCTTCGGCATCTTCCTCTCGCATCACGACCTGTTCATCCACGAGCACTTCTTCGCCCAGCCGCTCCAGTTGGCCTACGTCATCGACCCGATCCAGCAGACGCGCGGGTTCTTCCAGTGGCGCGACCGGCGGATGGTGCAGGTGGAGGGCTTCTACCTGACGGCCGACCGCGGCGACCGCATGGACCTGGCGCGGGTGGCCAATGAAATCGAGAACTTCCCCAGCCCCCAAGGCCAAGGAGGCGGTGGCCTGTCCCCCCGCCTCGAGGCGGAGCTCATCAAGATGCTCTCTCGACCCGCGGCGCCCGCGTACGTCCCGTCCCCGGCCGACCGGGCCCAGGCGGCCGTCACCTTCGGCCTGCTCGGGATGCTCCTGGGCATGATCGGGATCATCGGCGCGCTCTGGATGTACCAGCTCAACGCGCGGATGCAGGAGCAGGCCGACACCCTGAAGACGCTCGCCGGCGCCGTGGACCGGACCGCGGGCAGCCAGCGGCTGGCCGTGGACACCCTGCTGGACCGGGCCGGCAAGGAGTCCCCGGCGGACTTCCAGGAGCGCTACGAGCGCGTGGGCAAGGCCCGCGACGAGGCCCGCGCGAAGGCCGCCGCGCAGGAGGCCGTCATCGTGGCGCTGGGCGAGCGGACCAAGGACCTGGAGCAGCGGTCCGCCAAGCTCGCCGAGGACCTCGCCGCCGAGAAGGAGAAGGCGGAGGCCAACGAGGCCGACGCCAAGCTCACCCGCAAGCTGCGGGACCGGGTCGCCGACCTCGAGTCGGACCACGACCGGCTCAAGGCCATCTCCGAGACCGTCGAGGGGAAGGCCGCCGACGAGGCCCTCCGCCGCCTGGGCGTCTTCAAGACCGCGACCTACGCCCTCGGCTTCCTGAGCCTGGCCCTCGCCGCCGCCCTCGCCATCGTCTACACGAGGTCGATCGACGAGCCGGCGTCCGCGCCGTCCCCGACGCCCCCCCCCCGCCCCTCCGAGCCGACGACCCACCGCATCACATGA